A stretch of the Lactuca sativa cultivar Salinas chromosome 9, Lsat_Salinas_v11, whole genome shotgun sequence genome encodes the following:
- the LOC111879381 gene encoding histone-lysine N-methyltransferase, H3 lysine-9 specific SUVH1 has product METAGDDDRSVIRKKAKGTTGIHVSHSDSNINSFVTNLLNSFNLLEVDPFRQSDSDKELVDRVIMVYNLLWRKLTQIDETKLALPGTKKRPDLGAGAICMNKGVRANTKKRFESVPGVDIGDIFFFRFELCLVGLHFPSIAGIDFMGVPSSEYEEPVAVSIVSAGGYEDEGDDGEVLIYSGAGGAQRKDKPQTDQQLTRGNLALEKSLHRGDKVRVIRGIKDCQYTTGKVYLYDGLYTIHESWIEKEKSGCDVFKYKLFRVPGQPEAFTLWKSIQQWKKSHGPITRVGVNVILPDLSSRAEMLPVSLVNDVDDEKGPASFTYTRTLKYKNPFPLTKSSSTCTCTDGCQPGSNCPCLQKNGGYMPYTPLGVLLTHNTVIHECGNSCRCLNTCRNRISQMGLKIRLEVFKTKDRGWGLRSWDPIRSGGFICEYAGVVIEGRKGIDPDDDYVFDATRVFEPVESVTSDEHAKFPFPLVISAKKEGNVGRFMNHSCSPNVYWQPVVCEYQHDAYFHVGFYAIKHIPPMQELTYSYGKGRVDKGGPRRKKCLCGSPRCKGSFY; this is encoded by the coding sequence ATGGAAACCGCCGGTGATGATGACAGGAGTGTAATCCGTAAAAAGGCGAAGGGTACAACTGGAATACATGTTTCCCATTCCGACTCTAACATAAACTCCTTTGTTACTAATCTCTTGAATTCCTTCAATCTCCTGGAAGTTGACCCTTTCCGTCAATCCGACAGTGACAAGGAGTTGGTTGACCGCGTGATCATGGTATACAATCTTCTATGGAGAAAACTCACACAAATCGATGAGACAAAATTAGCTCTTCCAGGGACAAAAAAACGTCCAGACTTAGGGGCAGGTGCTATCTGTATGAATAAAGGGGTTCGTGCTAATACCAAGAAAAGGTTTGAATCTGTTCCAGGTGTTGATATTGGTGACATTTTCTTTTTTCGATTTGAATTGTGCTTGGTAGGATTACATTTTCCAAGTATTGCTGGAATAGATTTCATGGGTGTTCCATCCTCTGAATATGAAGAGCCTGTAGCTGTGAGTATAGTCTCTGCAGGAGGATATGAAGATGAAGGGGATGATGGTGAGGTGTTGATATACAGTGGGGCAGGTGGGGCCCAAAGGAAAGATAAACCGCAAACTGATCAACAACTAACAAGAGGTAACCTTGCTCTTGAAAAAAGCTTACACAGGGGTGATAAGGTACGTGTCATCCGTGGTATTAAAGATTGTCAATATACAACTGGGAAAGTTTATCTCTATGATGGGTTATACACAATACACGAATCTTGGATTGAAAAAGAGAAATCTGGTTGTGATGTTTTTAAGTACAAATTGTTTAGAGTTCCAGGACAACCAGAAGCATTTACATTATGGAAATCAATTCAGCAATGGAAAAAAAGTCATGGTCCAATTACAAGAGTTGGTGTTAATGTTATTCTCCCCGACCTTTCTTCACGTGCTGAAATGTTACCTGTGTCTCTTGTAAACGATGTTGATGACGAAAAGGGGCCCGCTTCTTTTACATATACACGAACTCTCAAGTATAAAAATCCATTTCCTTTGACTAAATCTTCCTCAACTTGCACTTGCACAGATGGATGCCAGCCTGGCAGTAACTGCCCTTGTCTCCAAAAAAATGGAGGGTATATGCCGTATACACCTCTTGGTGTTCTTCTGACCCACAACACAGTGATTCATGAATGTGGGAATTCTTGTAGATGCCTTAATACCTGTAGGAATCGGATTTCACAGATGGGTCTGAAGATCCGGTTGGAGGTGTTCAAAACAAAGGATAGAGGTTGGGGACTGAGGTCGTGGGACCCGATTCGTTCAGGGGGGTTTATATGTGAATATGCAGGTGTAGTGATTGAGGGTAGAAAAGGGATTGATCCTGATGATGATTATGTTTTTGATGCAACTCGTGTGTTTGAGCCTGTGGAAAGTGTAACAAGTGATGAGCATGCAAAGTTTCCATTTCCTTTAGTGATTAGTGCCAAAAAAGAGGGGAATGTGGGAAGGTTTATGAACCATAGCTGCTCACCTAATGTGTATTGGCAACCGGTTGTTTGTGAATATCAACATGATGCTTATTTTCATGTTGGGTTTTATGCGATTAAACATATTCCTCCTATGCAAGAGTTGACTTATAGTTATGGAAAGGGACGTGTGGATAAGGGTGGGCCCCGTAGGAAAAAGTGTTTGTGTGGCTCACCAAGGTGCAAAGGGTCTTTTTACTAA
- the LOC111879382 gene encoding uncharacterized protein LOC111879382, translating to MADKGSEQMDDTSMPSAGKEEEVIKKKYGGIVPKKPPLISKDHERAYFDSADWALGKQGVAKPKGPLEALRPKLEPTQQQTRYRKSPYAPADGEDASNSPSSDASANE from the exons ATGGCAGATAAAGGGTCTGAACAAATGGATGATACATCCATGCCTTCTGCAGGAAAGGAG GAAGAAGTCATCAAAAAGAAGTATGGAGGTATTGTGCCAAAAAAGCCCCCACTCATTTCCAAG GATCATGAGCGTGCATATTTTGATTCAGCTGATTGGGCATTGGGGAAG CAAGGTGTAGCTAAGCCCAAAGGACCACTTGAGGCACTTCGGCCCAAACTAGAG CCAACTCAGCAGCAAACACGGTACCGGAAATCTCCTTATGCTCCAGCAGATGGAGAag ATGCTAGCAACTCGCCTTCTAGTGATGCAAGTGCCAATGAATGA
- the LOC111879424 gene encoding rhomboid-like protein 20, whose amino-acid sequence MNGGPSGFNNAPITRAFVIACCVFTIVFGIQGRSNKLGLSYQDIWKKLQLWKLIVSTFTFSSTPELMFGAYLLYYFRVFERQIGSNKYAVFVSFSIIVSSLLQLFGQAFLNDPTLSVLTSGPYGLIFSSFVPFYFDIPVSTRFRVNALSFSDKSFIYLAGLQLLLSSWKRSLVPGLCGILAGTLYRLNVLRIRRLKFPELIASFFSRLSLPSVGSASPAPPPRNGPSFAARQVEGNYRAPVSSTPEPPEDSIETLVSMGFDRNSARQALVHARNDINAATNILLESQVH is encoded by the exons ATGAACGGCGGCCCATCTGGTTTCA ATAATGCTCCGATCACTAGAGCCTTTGTCATTGCGTGTTGTGTGTTCACGATCGTGTTTGGGATCCAAGGTCGCTCAAACAAGCTCGGATTGTCTTATCAG GATATCTGGAAGAAGCTTCAATTATGGAAACTGATTGTTTCAACTTTTACATTTTCATCTACACCAGAGCTCATGTTTGGTGCTTATCTTCTATACTACTTTCGAGTGTTTGAGAGACAAATTGGTTCTAACAAATATGCT GTGTTTGTCTCCTTCTCTATAATTGTGTCTTCACTGCTACAGCTTTTTGGCCAAGCATTTCTTAATG ATCCAACTTTGAGTGTGCTTACATCTGGACCCTATGGCCTTATATTCTCTTCCTTTGTTCCATTCTATTTTGACATTCCTGTTTCAACACGGTTTCGTGTGAATGCTCTAAGTTTCTCAGACAAATCTTTCATTTATTTAGCTGGTCTTCAG CTTCTATTATCATCTTGGAAAAGATCCCTAGTTCCAGGTCTATGTGGCATCCTTGCTGGCACTTTATATCGTTTAAATGTACTACGCATCCGCAGGCTTAAG TTCCCAGAGTTGATAGCCTCCTTTTTCTCAAGGCTTTCTTTGCCATCTGTGGGGAGTGCATCACCTGCTCCACCACCTAGAAATGGTCCATCCTTTGCAGCTCGTCAAGTTGAG GGTAATTATCGTGCCCCAGTATCATCTACCCCTGAGCCACCGGAGGATTCAATTGAAACATTGGTTTCCATGGGATTTGATAGGAATTCAGCCAGACAAGCTCTTGTTCATGCCAGAAACGACATCAATGCTGCTACAAATATTCTTCTTGAGTCACAAGTTCATTAA